A section of the Gloeobacter violaceus PCC 7421 genome encodes:
- a CDS encoding DUF2839 domain-containing protein, which produces MGESKRRKDQMGALYGNPDKEYLIPGLPITKEQSRYWYKFTVTGTWICIGVIALIWVVVNFGHYMKWWGAQ; this is translated from the coding sequence ATGGGCGAGAGCAAGCGGCGCAAAGACCAGATGGGTGCGCTCTACGGCAATCCCGACAAAGAGTACCTCATCCCGGGCCTGCCGATCACCAAGGAGCAGAGCCGCTACTGGTACAAATTCACCGTCACCGGCACCTGGATCTGCATCGGGGTGATCGCGCTTATCTGGGTGGTCGTCAACTTTGGCCACTATATGAAATGGTGGGGCGCCCAGTAG
- the rlmD gene encoding 23S rRNA (uracil(1939)-C(5))-methyltransferase RlmD — protein sequence MVGRPVEPGALLQGQTVTVPITALAAGGDGIARLTDGRVLFVAGAVPGDTVEARLVHLKKDHGFGKILQIVQASPHRIEAPCPVAERCGSCQWQWIDYPFQLEAKQRQVREALEHLGGFAEPPVEPVIAQPRPFGYRNKSTFPIGRDARGEPVIGYYQKDSHRIVPLDACPVQDSRLDPLLAAARELIRTQGWSIYDEKHHRGALRHLGLRIGERTGQRLLTFVVNGQTLSGIKPAAQALMDRFADLVGVCLNTHTERGNTIFGPQTRCLAGQDFIEEVLDGFRFRIEPTTFFQICTSQAEILARLVARGADATAEQTVVDAYCGIGTLSLPLARAARAVVGIESHVRSVEQARQNARINGIENCRFLAGTVEALLPDLRADIVVVDPPRKGCDPEVLEAILHAVPMRVVYVSCNPATLARDLKRLVAGGYCLVGVQPVDLFAQTHHVECVATLERS from the coding sequence ATGGTGGGGCGCCCAGTAGAACCCGGTGCCCTCCTGCAGGGGCAAACCGTAACTGTCCCCATCACGGCCCTGGCTGCGGGGGGCGACGGGATCGCCCGGCTCACCGACGGCAGGGTGCTCTTTGTGGCAGGGGCGGTACCCGGTGACACCGTCGAAGCGCGGCTGGTACATCTCAAAAAGGACCACGGCTTCGGCAAGATCCTGCAGATTGTGCAAGCCTCGCCCCACCGCATCGAAGCCCCTTGCCCGGTGGCAGAACGCTGCGGCAGTTGCCAGTGGCAATGGATCGATTACCCGTTTCAACTGGAGGCCAAGCAGCGGCAGGTGCGCGAGGCGCTCGAACACCTGGGCGGGTTCGCAGAGCCGCCGGTGGAGCCGGTCATTGCCCAGCCGCGCCCTTTTGGCTACCGCAACAAATCGACTTTCCCGATCGGCCGGGATGCCCGCGGTGAACCCGTCATCGGCTACTACCAGAAAGATTCGCACCGGATCGTGCCTCTCGATGCTTGTCCGGTGCAGGATAGCCGCCTTGACCCGTTGCTGGCGGCGGCGCGCGAATTGATCCGCACCCAGGGCTGGAGCATCTACGACGAAAAACACCACCGCGGCGCCCTGCGCCATCTGGGCCTGCGCATCGGCGAGCGCACGGGCCAGAGACTGCTCACCTTTGTGGTGAACGGCCAGACCCTCTCGGGGATCAAGCCCGCCGCCCAGGCGCTCATGGACCGCTTTGCCGACCTGGTGGGGGTCTGCCTCAATACCCACACCGAGCGCGGCAATACGATCTTTGGTCCCCAGACCCGCTGCCTGGCGGGCCAGGACTTTATCGAAGAGGTGCTGGACGGCTTTCGCTTTCGCATCGAGCCCACGACGTTTTTTCAGATCTGCACCTCCCAGGCGGAAATCCTCGCCCGCCTGGTGGCCCGGGGAGCGGACGCTACTGCCGAGCAGACCGTCGTCGACGCCTACTGCGGCATCGGCACGCTGAGCCTGCCCCTGGCGCGCGCCGCCCGCGCCGTGGTGGGTATCGAAAGCCACGTCCGTTCTGTGGAACAGGCCAGGCAGAATGCCCGGATCAACGGCATCGAAAATTGTCGGTTTCTGGCTGGAACCGTCGAGGCGCTGCTGCCGGATCTGCGGGCCGACATCGTCGTCGTCGATCCGCCGCGCAAGGGTTGCGATCCGGAAGTGCTCGAAGCCATCCTGCACGCGGTGCCGATGCGGGTGGTCTACGTCAGTTGCAATCCCGCCACGCTCGCCCGCGACCTGAAGCGGCTGGTGGCAGGAGGCTATTGCCTGGTGGGCGTGCAGCCGGTGGACCTGTTTGCCCAGACCCACCACGTCGAGTGCGTGGCGACGCTGGAGCGGTCGTAG